In Methanobacterium formicicum, a single genomic region encodes these proteins:
- the cysK gene encoding cysteine synthase A: MVKIPELTRGIANDITETIGNTPLVRLNRISEGLDAEILVKLESFNPISSVKDRIGVALIEHGEEIGAIKPDSVLIEPTSGNTGIALAFVAAARGYRLILTIPDTMSIERRKLLATFGAEIVLTPGADGMPGAVAKAEELAAEIPNSVLPQQFKNPANPKIHRETTAQEIWRDTDGKVDIVVGGVGTGGTITGLAQALKEKKPEIKAVAVEPATSPVLSTGVKGPHKIQGIGAGFVPEVYDADLIDEVIPIKDEDAGAYLLKLAREEGILAGISSGAATRAAVELAQREENKGKQIVVILPDTGERYLSVGWVFEEIYKTYEDTIPQI, from the coding sequence ATGGTAAAGATACCAGAATTAACAAGAGGAATTGCCAACGATATAACTGAAACCATTGGGAATACACCACTGGTAAGGTTAAACAGAATAAGCGAAGGTTTAGATGCAGAAATTTTAGTGAAACTCGAATCATTCAACCCAATCAGCAGTGTTAAAGACAGAATTGGGGTAGCTCTAATTGAACATGGGGAAGAAATAGGAGCCATAAAACCTGATTCAGTTTTAATAGAACCTACCAGCGGGAACACCGGAATTGCCCTGGCATTTGTAGCCGCAGCACGAGGATACCGATTAATACTCACCATTCCCGACACCATGTCCATTGAAAGAAGGAAACTTCTGGCCACCTTCGGTGCGGAAATAGTCTTAACACCGGGTGCAGATGGAATGCCTGGTGCAGTAGCCAAAGCTGAAGAACTGGCCGCAGAAATACCAAACTCAGTACTACCCCAACAATTCAAAAACCCAGCAAACCCAAAAATCCACCGGGAAACCACTGCCCAGGAAATCTGGAGAGACACCGATGGAAAGGTGGACATCGTTGTGGGAGGAGTAGGTACTGGTGGAACCATCACCGGTCTCGCACAAGCTTTAAAGGAAAAGAAACCTGAAATCAAAGCAGTTGCAGTAGAACCCGCAACATCACCAGTTCTATCCACCGGAGTAAAAGGACCACATAAAATACAGGGAATTGGCGCCGGATTTGTGCCCGAAGTATACGATGCCGACCTTATTGATGAAGTTATTCCCATCAAAGACGAAGATGCCGGAGCATACCTATTAAAACTGGCCAGGGAAGAAGGAATTCTGGCAGGTATCTCCTCCGGAGCAGCCACCCGTGCAGCAGTAGAACTTGCCCAGCGCGAAGAAAACAAAGGCAAACAGATAGTGGTCATACTACCTGACACCGGTGAACGGTACCTGAGTGTGGGATGGGTTTTCGAAGAAATTTACAAAACCTATGAAGACACAATCCCCCAAATATAA